The segment AATCTACTTTATTAAATGTAATTGCAGGGGTGCAACCTTTTACGAATGGTCAGCAGAAATGGTTGCAACGGGATACTTCTGTTTATTTAGTGCAACAAGAAGAACAGCATTTTCAATCGGACGTAATAAGTGAGGTGGAATCTGTATTACTCGCAAAGTGGCAAGTGCCAGATATTTCATATGAGCAATTGAGTGGTGGAGAGCGATTGAAACGTCGGTTAGCGAAGGGATTTGCACAAAAGCCGCAAATTTTATTATTAGATGAGCCGACCAACCATTTAGATGTGGAAAGTATGCAAAGTTTAATCGATCAAATTAAAGCGTATTCGGGGACGATCATTGTTGTTTCGCACGACCGGTATTTCTTGGATGAGGTGACGACAAAAATATGGTCATTGGAACAGCAGCAATTTATCGAACAACAAGGCAATTACTCGCATTATATAGATGTTCGTGAACAGCGCCGCCTTACACAGCAACGTGCCTATGAGAAGCAGCAAAAGAAAGTTGATAAGCTGGAAAAACAAATGGACGCGCTCACCTCCTGGTCGCACAAGGCGCATCGTGATTCGACTAAGCAGGAATTTCCGAAAGAGTATTACCGGGTCAAAGCAAAGCGTATGGATGCCCAAGTGAAATCGAAGCGAAAAATGATTGAAAAGGAAATTGAGAAAAATAAAGTTGAGCAAGTGGCGAATGAGCAATCAGTTAATTTTACATTGCAGGCGAATAGTAAGGTAGGTAAACGATTTTTACAGGCGAAAAATGTGTCGAAGTATTTTGGAGAGCGGCGTCTTTTTGAACGGGTTAATTTCACGATTTTACATGGCGAACGTGTGGCATTAGTAGGCGGAAATGGAAGTGGGAAAACAACTTTATTAAATATGATTTTGGGGCGAGAGAATTATGATGGTGAGCTGTCGTTTTCTCCAACGACGAGCATCGGTTATTTAACGCAGGAAGTATTTGATTTGCCAGAGCATCAAACGCCTGCCATGCTTTTTCATCGTGATAATTTTGCAGACCGTGGACTTGTGCAAAATTTAATGCGGCATCTTGGCTTTCAAATGGAGCAGTGGGAGGAACCGATTGCCAATATGAGCATGGGGGAGCGCGTGAAATGTAAGCTCATGCAGTATATTTTAGAGAATCGGGATGTGTTAATTTTAGATGAGCCGACAAACCATTTAGATTTACCGTCACGTGAGCAGTTGGAGAAGACACTTGCGGAGTATAAAGGGACTTTGATTTTTGTTTCGCATGACCAATATTTTGTTGATAAATTGGCGGATATGCATTTAGTTATTCAAGATGGTGTGATTCAAAAGAAGGCGGTTGGTCAATCGAATACGCAAAAGGATACAAAGGAAGAGCAGCTATTGCAGCTAGAAACGGCACGTCAGGAAGTGTTAGGGAAGTTGAGTTTCATGACGACAAAAGATCCAAGCTATTCGGAGTTGGATGCGCAATTTTTAGAGCTGACAAAGCAAATTAATGTGCTTAAGAAAAAATGATTTTATGAGAGGGTGGAGATTTCCGCCTTCCTTTTTTAGTTGGTGAACTTTTTAAAAGGAAATTCCAAATTCTATCCAATATGTTATTCTAAATTTAGTGATAAATGTCGATATAAAGAGTAATGACGATTAATACATAAAGAAATTGAAGAGGGGCTGTTAATAAGATGAATCAATCTAAAAAGATACTTGCTGCAATGCTCGCAATTCCTGCGACGGTAATTGTTGCTGGGGAAGTGCAAGCGGCGGACGTAACATCCACGTTTGAAATTAAAAATAGCTTTGTTGGAACTATGAATGCAACGGAGAATACAAGTGAGAAGATAATTACTGCTACAACGAAAGATCAGTTGAAAAACGGTATTTTAGCTGAAATGGAGAAATTCACAGAAGGATTTACAGTTACTTATACAGCCTCAGATATTGCAACAGCTGAAAAAGATACGAGAGAAATCTTTGAAGGTTTGAAAAAAAATATAAACGGTACAACAACAATTGATACTGCTTCAATTGATAATACGATGCTGTATGGAATGTTTAATAATGTTCATGTAAAGGCTACAGAAATAAAAACAGGTGAAAGTGTAACTTCTGTGAAATTAGAGTTTTCTTTTAAATATTTTGCAGATGAAACGAGTTCAGCTGAATTTAATCGATTAGTAAATGATTTGACAGGAAATACTGATAAATCAATTTTAACGAGTGCCAATACGGATATAAAAAAAGTAAAGGCGATTCATGATTATATAATTAAAAGATCTCATGTTTCAACTGATCATAGCCTTACGTTGGAAAAAGGCGGCTCTCCCCATGCATATGCACTTTGGACATATAAGCTTTTAAAAGAGGCTAAGATAGAGGTTCGTTACGTATCGGGTATGTCTAATGGGAAGAAACATTCATGGAATTTAGTAAAAGTGGGGACTGAATGGTATCACTTAGATATAGCGGCTAATGACGATTCAAAGAAAGATAGTAAAGATATTAAATACCGTTATTTCTTAGCAGCTAATAAAACAATAATTGATAAGCGCGAAATTACGTATGGAGAAGTTCCAAGCTTAGGGTGGGGTGAGGCTTATACGGCTTTTGAAAAGATCGAAAACCCTGCACAAGCGGACAATGTAATGTATTATGCAAATAAAGCTAGTAATAGTGAGATTTTAAAACTGGAATTAGACAATTCGGGAGGAATATCTGTAAAAACACCTCCAAACATTTCGGGGGCAACATCCGGATTTGGAAAGATACTTTATTATAATTCAACATCTGCGGACAGTACTAGAATTACGACAAACGAGTATTTATATTTCATCAATGATGCAAAAAGCAAACATTTATATCAATACGATATTACTAATGAAAAATTGCAGTTAATAATAGAAGAACCAATTGAATCAATTTCAATAATAGCTGACAAGTTAGAATATAAACCAATAAATGGTTTGAAAAAACAGATAGATTTAAATGAATTTAAGGATTTTAATAGACAAGAAGTAGATAAGGTTATTCAAGCAATTAAAGGCTTAAATTATAATGGTTACACAAATTTTAATGAATTAAAAAGTGCAGTTACATCAGCAGATACTGCATTCATTAATCTAGGTAAAGATAAGCAAGCTTTAATCCCCGCTGGAATCGAAGAGATATTAAAAGAATATAATAAAGCAGTTATAGATATTGAAAGAATTCAAAGTAAAATTAATAGTTTAGATTTAGATAACGGATCTTCTAAGGTAGATGTTTCAAATGTAAGAAATGAATTGAATCAACTTAATTCAATTCATAAGAAATTTGTTAATGATGCGAATTTAATTACTCAAGAAAAGCGAATTGAAGCTACAGATTTAGCGGAACGTGTCCAAAAAGTAACCGAAGCAATCAAAAAATTATCAGATAATTCAACATACGCCGAAGTAAAACTAGTACATGAACAATATATCGCGCTTGGTGTTGCAACATCACAAGTAACAAATAAAGATGAATTGCTAAAATTATGGGATAAGGTAGGTACAGAGAAAGCCGCCATTGACCACGTCAACAAATTAATAGAGGAACTTAGCCTAAAATCAAAAAAAGAAGACTTCCAAAAAGCTCAAGAAGCATACGACAATCTTCCGCCAACCTCAAAAGAGTTAGTAAAGGACTACGGCAAAATTGAGCGGCTGTTAAAGGAGCTTGATGGCAAAGAAGCGGAATTAGCAGACCAAGAAGCAGCCCGTCTAGTAGAAGAAAAGATCAATGCACTGAATGACGAATCGACGCCAACAGCCATTGCGGAAGTACGCGTGGCATACGAAGCATTAAACGAAAACGCAAAAAAATTAGTGTCCAAAAAAATGTACGACTTGCTTGTCTTTTATGAAAACAGCATGAAAGAACAAGCGGACCAAGCGAAAAAAGAGGCGCAAGTCGTTATTGACCGCATTAATCGCATTACAAATAATTATACAGAAGCTCAAATTAAAGATGTTCGACTGGCATATAATACGCTTAGTGATTTGGCGAAAACTTATGTCGCGAATTTGCAAAAATTAATTGATGCGGAAGCGTATATTTTATATCAAAATACTGTTGTCAAAGAAGCAAAGTTGGAGGCAGCGGCATTTGATGAATATATGGCGAACCTTGATAGGAATTCATCAAAATCAAAAATTGCGAAGGCGCGTGAGTATTACAAATCATTATCCAAAGAGGCAAAAAAACATGTTAAAATGTACGAAAAGTTACGTCGCCTTGAAACGATGTGGAAAGATGAAGATTATTTAGGATTAATTTTTACGTATTACCCAGATTACATTGATGAGATTAAACCAGGGGGCATTGAACTAGAGGAATCAGAGTATGACCCGTTATATATTCCAGATGATTCGGATTCCTTTGCGTATTTTAAGCCAGATGCAGCGTGGTCACCATATGAGGAAATGGCTTATTATAATGGTCGATATACGACAAAGATTGAGGCTTCACAAGTTAAAAATGTGGTAGATAAAACGATGATGTTGACAGCGGAAGGAATCGAAATATTAATTCCGACAGCGGATATTAAAGGGACATCTGCAACGGTTGGCGTGTCCATGAGTGTAGACAATGATAAATTAGTCATTAGCTTTACAGAAGGGAAAGCGACAAAAGTATTTTCAGAATTCGTCGAGATTCGAATTCCAATGCGTACATTAGGCGGGAATTCATCAATGGCTGTGCAGCGTGCCGATAATAGCGGGACAACACCAGCAAGCTATAAAGTGGAAGGCTCTACTTTTGTTATTCGCACAAAAGTAGGCGGCACTTTTACAGCGAGCACAAGTACAACAAAGTATTCGGATTTAGCGTCAGCGAGCACGAGTGCGGCAGGTATTCGTGAATTAGCGAAGCGCGGTATTACGTATTCGACATCGGGTAAAGCCGTTATTCCAAATAAAAATGTGTCACGTGCAGACGTTGCAACATTACTTGCAAAAGCGCTTGATGTTTCAAGTACGAAAGCGACAAAATATACAGATTTAAAGTCGACGGTACCTTCAAGATACGTACAAGGTTTATTAGAAGCAGGTGTTATGAGCGGTGTGACGGCGCAACAATTTAGTCCGCATAGTGCAGTAAGTCGTCAGGAAGCAGCGATTATTATTGCCAATATGTACCGCTATTTAAATCAAGATTTATCATTAGCTTATAATGAATTAAAGACAAACTTTAGGGACGTTTCCCATTTAACGTATGAAGCACGTCAAAGCATCGCCATTTTAGAGTTGTTTGGTGTTGTAGACGGCACAGCTTCAAATAAATTTAATCCAGACCAAAAGTTAACGAGAGCCGAGTTTGCTGAAATGCTTTACAACGCATTAAATACAATCGACTATTTATAAAATTGACGATAAAAGCACAGCGTATGGAGCGCTGTGCTTTTGTATTTGAATTTGGCGGATCATAAAAAACTGCGCTATAATTAGTAAATAGAAGAATATGGATGTAATTTTGAGGGAGGGCTGCATTGTGGAATATTTATCTATGATTTTTTTCAAAATCGTTTCGCCTATATTAATACTGCTTTTCATTGGCGCCATTTTACAGAAGAAGTTCAACTTTAATTTAAAGGCATTATCACATTTAATTACGTATTGCTTTATGCCGGCAGCTGTCTTTATTAATATTTATGAAACGTCGATTGAAGTGAGCGTTATCGGGCAAATTACGCTCTTTATTGTACTTTTTATGGGGTGTCAAATGCTATTAAGTCAATTGTTAGCAAAACTATTAAAACTTGAACGTAAAGAAGCGGCTGTGTTTAAAAATAGTGTCGTGCTCATCAACTCAGGAAATTACGGCATCCCAGTCGCACAAATGATTTTTGCGACAAACCCAATTGGTGTATCGATTCAAGTTATTATGGTGATATTTCAAAATATGGTGACATATACATATGGGCTGTACAATTTAATTTCCTCTACGAAGTCAGGTATCGCGATTGTCCTTGATTTTTTGAAGATGCCGATTGTACATGCGCTTATTTTAGGCGGAGTGCTTAATTACTTTAATGTACCGATACCCGAAACATTTAGCATTCCTCTTGCGCATATTGCAAATGGATTTGTGGCGGTTGCATTAATTACACTAGGTGCGCAGCTTTCTCAAATTGAAATGCGTTCAATGTTTAATAAAATGATTTTTGTAAGTTGCTTTACACGCTTAATTGTAGGGCCGGCTATTGCATTGCTTATTATTTACACGCTTGGATTAGACGGTGTCGTTGCACAATCATTATTTATTGCGAGTGCATTTCCAACGTCACGCAATAGTGCTAGCCTTGCATTGGAATATGATATTGATTCAGATACTGCGGCACAAACAGTATTATTTTCAACGATTATTAGCTGCCTCACAGTGACGGTCGTTATTTACATGTCGAATTTTTTATTTGCAGTCAACTAAGGGGCTTTTGTCTCTTAGTTTTTTTATATATTTTTATGAGGTTTCGAGTAAATTTAATCATCTACATCATCTAATTACCATTTATGTATAAATTATAATAATTTATGTTGAAATTAACTCTTTAATGCAACATAATTATTTATGATAGCGTTACTATCATTTCGTAAAGGGGAGAGAGTGCGATGCAAAACATTCAATGGGAAAAAGAAGTAGATGTGATCGTTCTAGGGACAGGGGGCGCGGCATTATCGGCAGCAGTTGCAGCAGCAGATAATGGTGCATCTGTATTAGTACTTGAGAAAACGCATCAAATTGGTGGTACAACAGCTTACTCTGGCGGTGTACCATGGGTTCCATTAAATCACTATATGAAAGATCAAGGCTTCTCGGATAACCGTGAGCAAGTAATTGCATTTATAAAACGATTAACTCTTGGTCGTGCAGAAGAAAGCATGATTGAGCGATTTGTAGATAAAGGTCATGAAATATTCAAGTTTTTAGATGAAGAGGCGCAAGTTCGTTTTAAAACGCCAAAAAAATATCCAGAATATTACCGAAATTTAGATGAAGCATTAAAAGATGGGACACGTTCACTCGATCCAGTACCGTTTAACTTAAATTTGATTGGTGAGTGGGGCATGCATTTACGCCAAAATCCAATTTTCCCACCACTAACATTGGAAGAAGGCGGTGCGATTGGTGGCATTGATTTCACAGTAGTTGCGGAGCGTATGCAAAATAATATTGTAACGATGGGGCGCTCACTAGTTGCTTCTTTATTTAAAGCGTGTTTAGATCGCGGAGTTGAAACGATATTAAATACTGCAGGTAAAGAACTTGTAATGGGGGAAAATGGGGAAGTAATTGGCTTAATTGCCGAAACTTTAGAAGGTGAGAAGAAATACTTCAAAGCTAATAATGGTATCATTTTAGCTTCAGGTGGCTTTGAGTGGAATAAACAATTAACGAAAGCATTTTTAAAAATGGATATTACACACCCTGTTTCACCTCCAGGAAATGAAGGTGATGCGTTAATGATGGCGATGAAAGCTGGCGCGGCACTTGATAATATGAGTGAAGCTTGGTGGTATCCAGCAATGGTTGACCCAACATTCGAGTATGAGGACAATGTGATGGCGCAATTAGGTGGCGGACGTAATGGTCCGAACTCAATTGTTGTTAACAAGCATGGTCGTCGTTTTACACATGAAGGAACAACTTATAATGATATGCCACGTACATTCTTTAACTTTGATCCGGTGAATATTGAATTCCCGAATGAAGCGCCGGTATGGCTAATATTTGATCAGCAGTTGAAGGATCGTGAACTTATTATTACAATGACACCGGGCGATCCTGCTCCGGATTGGGTAGACCAAGCACCGACATTACAAGAGTTAGCTGCAAAAGTAGGCGTGAATGCGGAAAACTTAGTGGATGAAGTTGCAAAGTGGAACACGTATTGTGATCAGCAGGAAGATCCAGATTTCCACCGCGGTACGATTCAATTTGAAAACTTAACAGGTGGCGGTGGAAACCCTGAGGCAAACCTTGGGAAAATTGAAAAGGGACCATTCTATGCATTACCAATCTATTTAGGTGCACTAGGTACAAATGGCGGACCGAAAATTGATGAAAATGGACGAGTACTCAATTTTGCGGGGCAACCAATTCAAGGTTTATATGCAGCAGGCAATGCATCTGCCAACCCACTTGGTCCAATATATCCAAGTGCAGGGGGAACAATTGGACCTGCGATGGTATTCGGTTTCTTAGCAGGAGAACATGCAGCAAAAACAAATTTAATTAAAAGTGAGGTCTAAAAATATGCCACAAGGAACACATACGTTAAGCGTACCACTGAATATTGAAACGATTTGGGAATTCGTACAAGATATGAATAACTGGGCACCATTAGTACCAGGCTATATTGAACATGAAATTATTAACGACCGTGAATCAACATGGGCTTTTAAAGGTGACTTAGGTTTCATGAAGAAAACGGTAAAGTTAAAAATTGATATTAAAGAATGGAATGAGCCTTCAGAAGTTATTTTTGACTTAGCAGGATTGTCGGATAATTTTAAAGGTGGCGGTTATTTCAA is part of the Solibacillus sp. FSL K6-1523 genome and harbors:
- a CDS encoding CoxG family protein — translated: MPQGTHTLSVPLNIETIWEFVQDMNNWAPLVPGYIEHEIINDRESTWAFKGDLGFMKKTVKLKIDIKEWNEPSEVIFDLAGLSDNFKGGGYFKAEKISDNETLMTGNLDITAGGMMGPMVNQILVKFVPQTATELTEAIVTKLREDNNVPV
- a CDS encoding S-layer homology domain-containing protein — encoded protein: MNQSKKILAAMLAIPATVIVAGEVQAADVTSTFEIKNSFVGTMNATENTSEKIITATTKDQLKNGILAEMEKFTEGFTVTYTASDIATAEKDTREIFEGLKKNINGTTTIDTASIDNTMLYGMFNNVHVKATEIKTGESVTSVKLEFSFKYFADETSSAEFNRLVNDLTGNTDKSILTSANTDIKKVKAIHDYIIKRSHVSTDHSLTLEKGGSPHAYALWTYKLLKEAKIEVRYVSGMSNGKKHSWNLVKVGTEWYHLDIAANDDSKKDSKDIKYRYFLAANKTIIDKREITYGEVPSLGWGEAYTAFEKIENPAQADNVMYYANKASNSEILKLELDNSGGISVKTPPNISGATSGFGKILYYNSTSADSTRITTNEYLYFINDAKSKHLYQYDITNEKLQLIIEEPIESISIIADKLEYKPINGLKKQIDLNEFKDFNRQEVDKVIQAIKGLNYNGYTNFNELKSAVTSADTAFINLGKDKQALIPAGIEEILKEYNKAVIDIERIQSKINSLDLDNGSSKVDVSNVRNELNQLNSIHKKFVNDANLITQEKRIEATDLAERVQKVTEAIKKLSDNSTYAEVKLVHEQYIALGVATSQVTNKDELLKLWDKVGTEKAAIDHVNKLIEELSLKSKKEDFQKAQEAYDNLPPTSKELVKDYGKIERLLKELDGKEAELADQEAARLVEEKINALNDESTPTAIAEVRVAYEALNENAKKLVSKKMYDLLVFYENSMKEQADQAKKEAQVVIDRINRITNNYTEAQIKDVRLAYNTLSDLAKTYVANLQKLIDAEAYILYQNTVVKEAKLEAAAFDEYMANLDRNSSKSKIAKAREYYKSLSKEAKKHVKMYEKLRRLETMWKDEDYLGLIFTYYPDYIDEIKPGGIELEESEYDPLYIPDDSDSFAYFKPDAAWSPYEEMAYYNGRYTTKIEASQVKNVVDKTMMLTAEGIEILIPTADIKGTSATVGVSMSVDNDKLVISFTEGKATKVFSEFVEIRIPMRTLGGNSSMAVQRADNSGTTPASYKVEGSTFVIRTKVGGTFTASTSTTKYSDLASASTSAAGIRELAKRGITYSTSGKAVIPNKNVSRADVATLLAKALDVSSTKATKYTDLKSTVPSRYVQGLLEAGVMSGVTAQQFSPHSAVSRQEAAIIIANMYRYLNQDLSLAYNELKTNFRDVSHLTYEARQSIAILELFGVVDGTASNKFNPDQKLTRAEFAEMLYNALNTIDYL
- a CDS encoding AEC family transporter, which produces MEYLSMIFFKIVSPILILLFIGAILQKKFNFNLKALSHLITYCFMPAAVFINIYETSIEVSVIGQITLFIVLFMGCQMLLSQLLAKLLKLERKEAAVFKNSVVLINSGNYGIPVAQMIFATNPIGVSIQVIMVIFQNMVTYTYGLYNLISSTKSGIAIVLDFLKMPIVHALILGGVLNYFNVPIPETFSIPLAHIANGFVAVALITLGAQLSQIEMRSMFNKMIFVSCFTRLIVGPAIALLIIYTLGLDGVVAQSLFIASAFPTSRNSASLALEYDIDSDTAAQTVLFSTIISCLTVTVVIYMSNFLFAVN
- the abc-f gene encoding ribosomal protection-like ABC-F family protein translates to MRELLKLQHGMIELADRILFENVNAMIKQGEVIGIIGRNGSGKSTLLNVIAGVQPFTNGQQKWLQRDTSVYLVQQEEQHFQSDVISEVESVLLAKWQVPDISYEQLSGGERLKRRLAKGFAQKPQILLLDEPTNHLDVESMQSLIDQIKAYSGTIIVVSHDRYFLDEVTTKIWSLEQQQFIEQQGNYSHYIDVREQRRLTQQRAYEKQQKKVDKLEKQMDALTSWSHKAHRDSTKQEFPKEYYRVKAKRMDAQVKSKRKMIEKEIEKNKVEQVANEQSVNFTLQANSKVGKRFLQAKNVSKYFGERRLFERVNFTILHGERVALVGGNGSGKTTLLNMILGRENYDGELSFSPTTSIGYLTQEVFDLPEHQTPAMLFHRDNFADRGLVQNLMRHLGFQMEQWEEPIANMSMGERVKCKLMQYILENRDVLILDEPTNHLDLPSREQLEKTLAEYKGTLIFVSHDQYFVDKLADMHLVIQDGVIQKKAVGQSNTQKDTKEEQLLQLETARQEVLGKLSFMTTKDPSYSELDAQFLELTKQINVLKKK
- a CDS encoding FAD-dependent oxidoreductase, translated to MQNIQWEKEVDVIVLGTGGAALSAAVAAADNGASVLVLEKTHQIGGTTAYSGGVPWVPLNHYMKDQGFSDNREQVIAFIKRLTLGRAEESMIERFVDKGHEIFKFLDEEAQVRFKTPKKYPEYYRNLDEALKDGTRSLDPVPFNLNLIGEWGMHLRQNPIFPPLTLEEGGAIGGIDFTVVAERMQNNIVTMGRSLVASLFKACLDRGVETILNTAGKELVMGENGEVIGLIAETLEGEKKYFKANNGIILASGGFEWNKQLTKAFLKMDITHPVSPPGNEGDALMMAMKAGAALDNMSEAWWYPAMVDPTFEYEDNVMAQLGGGRNGPNSIVVNKHGRRFTHEGTTYNDMPRTFFNFDPVNIEFPNEAPVWLIFDQQLKDRELIITMTPGDPAPDWVDQAPTLQELAAKVGVNAENLVDEVAKWNTYCDQQEDPDFHRGTIQFENLTGGGGNPEANLGKIEKGPFYALPIYLGALGTNGGPKIDENGRVLNFAGQPIQGLYAAGNASANPLGPIYPSAGGTIGPAMVFGFLAGEHAAKTNLIKSEV